The DNA sequence GTCTGCAGAAAAAAGCGGACGGACCATGTTTACATGAAGACAGGAGGAATAAAGATGACGGAACATTACTACACAAAAAAACCGGTGAAAAAGAGTCAGCGGTCTACGATAAAGGAAGAAATCCGTGGAATCGAACTCGTTTATACGGTCGATGAGGGTGTGTTTTCAAAGCGGGGGGTCGACTTTGGTTCGAAAATGCTGATTGAAAACCTGAAGGAGCCGGACGTTTCCGGGGCGATTATCGATGTCGGCTGCGGATGGGGACCGATGGGGCTCACGGCAGCAGCCGCATTTCCGGAACGAACGATCCACATGGTGGATATAAACGAGCGTTCAATTGCCCTCAGCAGAGAGAATGCCGAAAGAAACAAACTGCGCAACGTGAAAATTTATGAACAGGATCTGTTGGAATCAGAGGCAGAGGAATCGTTTGCAGCAGTCATTACGAATCCGCCGATCCGTGCGGGCAAAGATGTCGTGTTTAAACTTTACGAAGAAGCTTGGCGGGTGTTGAAAAGCGGAGGGGAGCTGACGCTTGTTATTCAAAAAAAGCAGGGGGCTCCTTCAACGAAGAAAAAATTAGAGGAACTGGGCTTTGAAGTGGAGAACCCGGTCAGGTCGAAAGGATACTTTATTTTCACGGGTAAAAAACATTGACGCTGAGTTTCAGGTGTGTTAACGTTATTTAATGCGTATGAATATGAAAATAGGGTTCTTATGCTCTTAATTATGCCGCAGTAACCGTGCTGACAGATTTGAATAGAGAACGCTAAAGAAAAAGGGTGAGCTAAAACAAACTATTTATGTCTTTGAACAAGTTTCATGAAAAGACTTTAGTACCCTTTTTTTCTTTGTCTCCAGAGTTTTACACTACAAGCAATTCTACACTACATCCTCTGTGTCCACCAGTGACAAAGAATCGTTCTCGGGACACTTTCCACAGATTATGCTTTGCACACAGTAAGAATGCTATCAGTCAAAGGCCAATGTGTCTTTTGATGATAAAAACGTTAGGTTTGAGGGGTGAATGAGTTGGCAGGTCAACTAGTTCAGTATGGACGCCACCGCCAGAGAAGAAGCTATGCACGAATCAATGAAGTACTGGATCTTCCAAACTTGATTGAAATTCAGACAGCTTCGTATCAATGGTTTCTTGATGAAGGTATTCAGGAGATGTTTCAGGACATCTCGCCAATTGAGGATTTTACAGGTAACCTCGTATTGGAATTTGTCGATTATAGTTTAGGAGAACCAAAGTATCCCGTCGACGAATCAAAAGAACGCGACGTGACGTATTCTGCACCTCTTCGTGTTAAAGTCCGCCTTATTAATAAGGAGACAGGCGAAGTTAAGGAGCAGGAAGTATTCATGGGGGATTTCCCACTCATGACGGATACCGGCACTTTTGTTATTAACGGCGCTGAGCGCGTTATCGTGTCTCAGCTCGTCCGTTCACCGAGTGTGTATTTCAGCCAGAAGCTCGACAAAAACGGCAAGCGCGGCTACACAACCACGGTTATTCCAAACCGCGGAGCGTGG is a window from the Alkalicoccus halolimnae genome containing:
- a CDS encoding class I SAM-dependent methyltransferase is translated as MENGYNYCRAVCRKKRTDHVYMKTGGIKMTEHYYTKKPVKKSQRSTIKEEIRGIELVYTVDEGVFSKRGVDFGSKMLIENLKEPDVSGAIIDVGCGWGPMGLTAAAAFPERTIHMVDINERSIALSRENAERNKLRNVKIYEQDLLESEAEESFAAVITNPPIRAGKDVVFKLYEEAWRVLKSGGELTLVIQKKQGAPSTKKKLEELGFEVENPVRSKGYFIFTGKKH